The Lytechinus pictus isolate F3 Inbred chromosome 10, Lp3.0, whole genome shotgun sequence genome includes a window with the following:
- the LOC129270101 gene encoding uncharacterized protein LOC129270101 yields MKMGNKNAMLWFGVLGAMLFFSSPADCLGTVYDIDMNKYVGTWYNMYTNYWSDSFLGTEDAECTTAQYSKLSETSFAVVNTYTVEGELVTTTGNARVPLPSEPGKIIVNLDNQATESKYWILKLGPIVNNQYEYSVITDDKGQSLSVLARDPETFDLKYDAEVTEYLLITRFTTPTTQRQRVYHGNDCTY; encoded by the exons ATGAAAATGGGTAATAAGAACGCTATGCTGTGGTTTGGAGTTTTGGGCGCCATGTTGTTCTTTTCGTCCCCCGCTGACTGCCTCGGGACGGTGTATGATATCGACATGAACAAATACGTCGGAACCTGGTATAAC ATGTACACAAATTACTGGTCAGATTCATTCCTTGGAACAGAAGATGCAGAATGTACAACGGCTCAGT ATTCGAAGCTCTCTGAAACCAGCTTCGCTGTTGTAAACACTTACACAGTAGAGGGTGAACTTGTTACTACAACCGGGAATGCCAGGGTTCCTCTCCCGAGTGAACCTGGAAAGATTATTGTCAACCTTGATAACCAAGCCACTGAAAGTAAAT aTTGGATACTCAAACTCGGCCCAATCGTCAACAACCAGTACGAGTATTCGGTCATCACCGACGACAAAGGCCAGTCGCTCTCCGTCCTTGCCCGTGACCCcgagacctttgaccttaaataCGATGCCGAGGTCACCGAGTATCTTCTCATTACTCGCTTCACGACTCCAACGACACAGCGACAGCGAGTCTACCACGGAAACGACTGCACATACTAA
- the LOC129270102 gene encoding uncharacterized protein LOC129270102 has translation MATNTYCWFALVAIFGAILSISSPAEGLGTVYDIDVNKYVGTWYNMYTNFWADLFAGTNGAECTTAEYQKITETNVTVFNAYSVRGGRSDTIEGYAYIPFPSLEPGRLLVRLEGVPLATPYFIIKLGPIVNDQYEYSIVTDPAAAALFVLVRDPATFDIKYDAEVREYLLVTGFTSPTTQPVRVYHGDDCTYFSPRA, from the exons ATGGCTACGAACACGTACTGTTGGTTTGCGCTGGTCGCAATTTTCGGCGCCATTTTGTCTATTTCGTCACCCGCCGAAGGTCTTGGAACGGTGTATGATATCGACGTTAACAAATATGTCGGAACGTGGTATAAC ATGTATACAAATTTCTGGGCAGACCTATTCGCTGGCACGAATGGCGCAGAGTGCACTACGGCTGAGT atcagaagatAACTGAGACCAACGTGACTGTATTCAATGCCTACAGTGTTCGAGGGGGTCGATCTGACACCATTGAGGGGTATGCCTACATCCCTTTCCCAAGTCTCGAACCAGGAAGGCTTCTTGTCCGACTAGAAGGAGTACCCCTGGCAACGCCAT ATTTTATCATCAAACTTGGTCCGATAGTCAACGACCAGTACGAGTACTCCATCGTAACGGATCCTGCTGCTGCGGCTCTCTTCGTCCTCGTCCGTGACCCCGCGACCTTTGACATCAAGTATGACGCAGAGGTCAGGGAATACCTTCTTGTGACGGGTTTCACGAGCCCAACAACGCAACCAGTGCGCGTTTACCACGGAGATGACTGCACTTATTTCTCACCaagagcataa
- the LOC129270103 gene encoding uncharacterized protein LOC129270103, giving the protein MFKLFVLVAFLAANAISSDAMHVVPDLNPAAYVGRWYQVYTNYWADLFSNVFNPDCVTADYAQINATYISVYNANYRFDGEYTDDISGYAYIPDIKYPGKLKVVLEGVPVEGDYWIFDLGPVVNGQYEYSLVTDGDAARQLFILARDPAEFESKYAADVLRYVSRVGFTGPYRKPYAIPHPAECVYPPTQ; this is encoded by the exons ATGTTCAAATTGTTTGTTCTTGTCGCCTTCTTGGCCGCCAACGCCATCAGTAGCGATGCCATGCATGTCGTACCCGACCTCAACCCCGCCGCCTACGTCGGCAGATGGTACCAG GTTTATACCAACTACTGGGCTGATCTTTTCTCCAATGTATTCAACCCTGACTGTGTAACAGCTGATT ATGCCCAGATCAACGCTACCTACATATCAGTATACAATGCCAACTACCGATTCGACGGCGAGTACACAGACGACATCAGCGGTTACGCCTACATCCCTGATATCAAATACCCTGGAAAGCTCAAGGTCGTTCTCGAAGGCGTTCCCGTCGAGGGTGATT ACTGGATTTTCGATCTCGGACCCGTGGTCAACGGCCAGTACGAATACAGTCTCGTCACCGATGGAGATGCCGCTCGTCAGCTCTTCATCCTCGCTCGCGACCCCGCAGAATTCGAATCCAAATACGCCGCTGATGTCCTACGTTATGTATCCCGTGTCGGATTCACCGGCCCTTATAGGAAACCGTACGCCATTCCACATCCAGCGGAATGCGTCTACCCACCCACCCAATAA
- the LOC129270104 gene encoding uncharacterized protein LOC129270104, with translation MSKMLMIALCFAACLLGGNAIHTVPQLQAEAYIGRWYQVYTNFWADLFSNIFEPDCVTADYALLNSTYVSVYNANWRFDENRTDDISGYAYIVDVNDPGKLKVVLDGVPVEGDYWIFKLGPIIEGQYQYSLITDGEAARQLFVLARDPAEFAELYDKEVMEYLPLQGFTGPRKEPYAITHNDDCVYPPRN, from the exons ATGTCAAAGATGTTGATGATTGCTCTGTGTTTTGCCGCATGTCTACTCGGCGGTAATGCCATACACACTGTCCCACAACTTCAGGCAGAGGCGTACATTGGCAGATGGTATCAG gtGTATACTAACTTTTGGGCTGATCTCTTCTCGAACATTTTCGAACCAGACTGCGTAACAGCTGACT acgCTCTTTTGAACAGTACCTACGTGTCTGTGTATAACGCCAATTGGCGTTTTGATGAAAACCGTACCGATGATATCAGTGGCTATGCATACATCGTCGATGTCAATGATCCCGGTAAACTCAAGGTCGTACTCGATGGCGTTCCCGTAGAAGGAGATT ATTGGATTTTCAAGCTCGGTCCGATCATCGAGGGTCAATACCAATACAGCCTGATCACCGACGGGGAAGCTGCCCGACAGTTATTCGTCCTCGCCCGTGATCCTGCAGAGTTTGCTGAGCTGTATGACAAGGAGGTGATGGAGTATCTACCACTTCAGGGGTTCACAGGGCCACGCAAGGAACCTTACGCCATCACGCACAATGATGACTGCGTATACCCACCAAGAAACTAA
- the LOC129270105 gene encoding uncharacterized protein LOC129270105 translates to MASRVQVLISVFVLSFFAVECMHTVPELIPEAYAGRWYQAYSNRWADLGIQVIEPDCVSVDYGVINATFVSVYNANWLFDEKRTDDINGYAYIPDLNKPGQLNVVLEGVPVLLDYWIFKLGPIINGQYQYSLITDAEDSARPLFVLTRDLDVFAELYDQEVREYLTLHDYVDGFKAPYATFYNESCVFPPLNRN, encoded by the exons ATGGCATCTCGTGTCCAAGTATTAATTTCGGTTTTCGTCCTGTCATTTTTTGCGGTTGAGTGCATGCATACAGTGCCTGAACTTATTCCAGAAGCTTACGCGGGGAGATGGTATCAG GCTTACAGTAACCGATGGGCTGATCTTGGTATCCAAGTCATCGAACCAGACTGTGTGTCGGTCGATT ATGGGGTCATAAATGCAACATTCGTGTCCGTCTATAACGCCAACTGGCTTTTTGACGAGAAGCGTACAGACGACATCAACGGCTACGCCTACATCCCAGACCTCAATAAACCAGGCCAGCTCAACGTCGTGCTCGAAGGAGTTCCCGTCCTTTTAGATT ACTGGATCTTCAAGCTAGGGCCAATCATCAATGGCCAATACCAATACTCCCTGATCACTGACGCCGAAGATTCGGCCCGACCCCTCTTCGTGCTCACCCGTGACCTGGACGTGTTCGCTGAGCTCTACGATCAGGAGGTTCGCGAGTATCTAACCCTGCACGACTACGTGGATGGTTTCAAGGCCCCGTATGCCACTTTTTACAACGAAAGCTGCGTTTTCCCGCCATTAAATCGAAATTGA
- the LOC129270107 gene encoding uncharacterized protein LOC129270107 has product MASFDKILFLILTIFGITSHGMHTVPELNPESYVGRWYQVYTNAVSDFFTGVQEPDCGTADYTLINSTYVTVYNANYRLDEEFTDGLGGYAYVPDPSIPGELKVVLDGVPVAGDYWVFKLGPLIEGKYQYSLVTDGQDARQLYVLSRDPEEFYELYDHEVSEYVALNGFTGPVKTPYEVPHPPECRYPPSPPE; this is encoded by the exons ATGGCGTCGTTTGATAAAATTCTATTCTTGATTTTAACCATCTTTGGCATCACTTCCCATGGAATGCACACTGTGCCCGAACTAAACCCGGAGTCGTACGTTGGAAGGTGGTATCAA gtTTACACAAATGCTGTATCTGACTTTTTCACCGGTGTTCAAGAACCAGACTGCGGAACTGCAGATT ACACCTTAATCAATTCGACATACGTCACAGTTTACAACGCTAATTATCGTCTTGACGAGGAGTTTACGGACGGACTGGGTGGCTACGCCTACGTCCCAGACCCATCCATTCCAGGAGAGTTAAAAGTCGTACTTGATGGCGTACCAGTAGCTGGAGATT acTGGGTCTTCAAATTAGGGCCGCTGATCGAGGGTAAATACCAATATAGTCTAGTCACGGACGGACAGGACGCGCGTCAACTTTACGTTCTATCACGTGATCCCGAGGAATTCTACGAGCTTTACGATCACGAGGTCTCAGAATACGTGGCGCTGAATGGGTTCACGGGACCGGTCAAGACACCTTATGAAGTACCACATCCTCCAGAGTGTCGCTATCCTCCCAGCCCACCGGAATAG